The following proteins are co-located in the Rheinheimera salexigens genome:
- a CDS encoding aldehyde dehydrogenase family protein: MATKTEFLATPDKQNFINGQWVASVSGEMIDSINPATGKLNGRIPASNKQDIDAAVAAARAAFTDGAWHDCTPSERSILLWKLADLVEQHAEELAYLETIDQGKPLSHAISEMKGVAGQYRFYAGMATKIQGETYSQSMDRHNPAGKKTLAYSVKEPIGVVAAIVPWNAPLILLAFKLAPALATGCSVVVKPAELTSLSTLKFAELIQQAGFPAGAVNIVCGYGHTAGAALAEHTDVDKVSFTGSTKTGKAIIDAAKTNLKKVSLELGGKSPVVVLPDANIAEAITGAVRAITYNSGQICIAGSRLYAHEAIYDQLVSGIVKVFKTLKIGDGIKADTMIGPMVNQHQANIVKSYIDAGIAEGAELLTGGNQFGDTNCFIEPTVLSNVNNTMKCVQEEIFGPVLVCQKFSDVSEIPALANDTIYGLGASIWTQDISVANRLASQIKAGVVWINGHNVFDPAFPMGGYKQSGWSRDAGTQAVENFLETKTIITLI, translated from the coding sequence ATGGCAACGAAAACAGAATTTTTAGCAACGCCAGATAAACAAAACTTTATTAACGGTCAGTGGGTTGCTTCTGTAAGCGGCGAGATGATTGACAGTATTAATCCAGCGACAGGTAAGTTAAACGGCCGTATCCCTGCTAGTAATAAACAAGATATAGACGCTGCTGTTGCCGCTGCTCGTGCTGCTTTTACTGACGGTGCTTGGCATGATTGCACGCCATCTGAGCGGTCAATATTATTATGGAAACTAGCCGATTTAGTCGAGCAGCACGCCGAAGAATTAGCCTACTTAGAAACAATCGATCAAGGTAAACCATTAAGTCATGCCATATCAGAAATGAAAGGTGTTGCCGGCCAATATCGCTTTTACGCCGGTATGGCGACAAAAATCCAAGGTGAAACCTATTCACAATCGATGGACAGACATAACCCCGCAGGTAAAAAAACCTTAGCTTATTCGGTAAAAGAGCCAATTGGGGTTGTGGCTGCCATAGTACCGTGGAATGCACCGTTAATTTTATTAGCCTTTAAATTAGCACCAGCTTTAGCCACAGGTTGCAGTGTGGTGGTTAAACCGGCTGAGTTAACTTCATTAAGCACGTTAAAATTTGCTGAGCTTATTCAGCAAGCGGGTTTCCCTGCTGGTGCCGTCAATATAGTCTGTGGCTATGGCCATACCGCTGGCGCTGCTTTAGCAGAGCATACTGATGTTGATAAAGTTAGCTTTACCGGTTCAACCAAAACTGGCAAAGCCATTATAGATGCCGCCAAAACTAACTTGAAAAAAGTCTCTTTAGAGTTGGGGGGTAAATCACCGGTAGTTGTACTGCCAGATGCCAATATTGCAGAAGCGATTACCGGTGCAGTGCGTGCTATTACCTATAACAGTGGTCAAATTTGTATTGCCGGATCGCGGTTATATGCCCACGAAGCTATTTATGATCAATTAGTTTCTGGCATTGTTAAGGTGTTTAAAACCTTAAAAATTGGTGACGGTATCAAAGCAGATACTATGATTGGTCCAATGGTTAATCAGCACCAAGCTAATATCGTAAAATCTTATATTGATGCGGGTATTGCTGAAGGCGCAGAGTTATTAACAGGTGGTAATCAGTTTGGCGACACTAACTGCTTTATTGAGCCAACAGTATTGTCTAATGTAAATAACACAATGAAATGCGTGCAAGAAGAAATTTTTGGTCCGGTACTAGTCTGCCAAAAATTTAGCGATGTCAGTGAAATACCAGCATTAGCGAACGATACTATTTATGGCTTAGGCGCCAGTATTTGGACTCAAGATATTAGTGTTGCTAATCGTTTAGCCAGTCAAATAAAGGCCGGTGTAGTATGGATTAATGGTCACAATGTGTTTGACCCAGCCTTTCCAATGGGCGGATACAAACAGTCAGGCTGGTCAAGAGATGCCGGTACTCAAGCAGTAGAAAACTTCTTAGAGACTAAAACAATCATCACTTTGATATAG
- a CDS encoding spinster family MFS transporter has protein sequence MSSETVITSTPADSTKAETASTATPNPAIAKATVLPALVKHENPVYSWYVVIILMLCYALAFIDRQILSLLVDPIKADLGISDTQFGLLQGLAFALFYTFVGLFLANLADKKKRVKIIAIGVAAWSVMTAMCGLSKSFFHMFLARVGVAVGEAALSPAAYSIISDYFPKRKLGKAMSVYTAGVYLGSGLAFLIGGLLIVALPDSLTLPIVGELKNWQLIFISIGLPGLLFALLSLTIREPKRGRYQTATDIKVDKPSSVENEQSITHSLKFFKSKWPMFVQHNIGFAMLTLVGYAFHSWAPSFFIRTMAWSPEKTGMVYGTIAIIASPLGVLCGGILGDWILKRGYNDAFFKVPFYGAIALLLPAGFATLTTDTTLVLTLITLLMFFSSFHGGMAVASLHTITPIQYRAQATAIYLFVINLIGLGLGPVLVAVLTDYVFQDPTAVGKSLSLVSFIIIPIAILLLWRTKAMYNRKYNQK, from the coding sequence ATGAGCTCTGAGACAGTGATAACGTCAACACCAGCTGATTCAACTAAGGCGGAAACGGCAAGCACAGCGACGCCTAACCCAGCGATAGCCAAGGCAACAGTACTGCCAGCTTTGGTTAAGCATGAAAATCCGGTTTATTCTTGGTACGTGGTTATTATACTAATGCTGTGTTACGCGTTAGCCTTTATTGACCGACAAATTTTAAGTTTATTAGTTGACCCCATTAAAGCCGACTTAGGTATCAGTGATACTCAGTTTGGGTTGCTGCAAGGCTTAGCTTTTGCGTTATTTTATACCTTTGTTGGCTTGTTTTTAGCCAATTTAGCCGATAAGAAAAAGCGAGTGAAAATTATCGCCATTGGTGTAGCGGCCTGGAGCGTAATGACCGCGATGTGTGGTTTAAGCAAAAGCTTCTTCCATATGTTTTTAGCCCGAGTCGGTGTTGCTGTGGGTGAGGCCGCATTATCACCCGCCGCTTATTCAATAATTAGTGATTACTTCCCAAAACGAAAACTGGGTAAAGCCATGAGCGTTTACACCGCGGGCGTTTATTTAGGCAGTGGTTTAGCGTTTTTAATTGGTGGTTTGTTAATTGTTGCCTTGCCAGATTCGTTAACCTTACCCATCGTTGGTGAGCTTAAAAATTGGCAATTAATTTTTATTAGTATTGGTTTGCCTGGATTGTTGTTTGCGTTGTTATCGCTGACCATTAGAGAGCCTAAGCGTGGTCGTTATCAAACAGCTACAGATATTAAAGTTGATAAGCCCAGTAGCGTTGAGAACGAGCAGTCAATCACACATTCGTTAAAATTCTTTAAAAGCAAATGGCCGATGTTTGTCCAGCATAATATCGGTTTCGCAATGCTGACTTTAGTTGGCTACGCTTTTCATTCTTGGGCGCCTAGTTTTTTTATCCGTACTATGGCATGGTCACCAGAAAAAACCGGTATGGTATATGGGACTATAGCCATTATCGCTTCGCCTTTAGGCGTGTTATGTGGAGGTATCTTAGGCGATTGGATTTTAAAACGAGGCTATAACGACGCATTTTTTAAAGTCCCTTTCTATGGTGCTATCGCCTTATTGTTACCCGCAGGTTTTGCTACTTTAACCACAGATACGACGCTGGTGTTAACTTTAATTACCTTATTGATGTTTTTCTCAAGTTTTCATGGTGGTATGGCCGTTGCTTCACTACACACTATTACGCCTATTCAATATCGAGCCCAAGCAACCGCGATATATTTATTTGTGATTAACTTAATAGGTCTAGGCCTAGGGCCAGTATTAGTGGCGGTATTAACCGACTATGTATTCCAAGATCCTACCGCTGTTGGTAAATCTCTATCTTTAGTGAGCTTTATTATTATCCCTATAGCAATACTGCTATTGTGGAGAACGAAAGCCATGTACAACCGAAAATATAATCAAAAATAG